ataattatcttctactttatcttttatttcagTATCAGTCCTACTAGGTACATTCATCATTTCTACTGAAGTTTCACTTGGACTTCTTGATCCAGTAGATACTGGTGCTAAAGAATCAACATCAGATTGTTTAGATTTATCACATTCATTAGCAGTATCACTTAAACTGGTAGATACTGTAGTTTCATTGTTTACTAATTTATCAATACTTGTTGTGTCATtagatgttattttttcattatctacTGGTTCTTCACTGCTGGCAGCTACTTGAGTATTGTCAATTGTTGAATTACTTGGGGAAGTATCTTTATCACTGGAACTTTCAGCAACAGCAACACTCGTTTCGTCGTTTTTTTccattatagttttttttaattaatctaaaatatacatttgaatttttaaatgtttatatttataaataacaaatatttaacaaaaaatgatagttAGCGGACATCTGacatgagtgtgaatatagcagacagccaaatttaaaactataaatagagtatataatttaacaaataaaatttataaaaaaatgcccTTATTagtttggaaattttttaaaagcgcattttttaaaaattttatttaatcaattattaactttatttattaataatttaagtttgtTTGACGTCTGCAACATTCACTCATcatctgacaatttttaaaacttttaaataataaattaaaatgttcataaaataaaaataaaaaaatacatgcttagaaaattcaaaattcaatacatgcatttttgaaaaaaaaatctaaaaattattagacgtcggctaacttcaggatcattttaaaaaaagtatgagtgtgaatatagcaaacatcagacaatttaaaaattataaaaaagtagaggaaaaaattaaaaaaatatttataaaaaatgcactcattaattttttaaatttttaaatgcgcatttttttttaattttatttttttcattgtttactctatttattaataattttaaatttgatgtctgctacatcaactcataaaaaaagttaggttatgatattttttttattttttttttccagtgaCATTGAggttaattttgtaaaaaatatttacaagaatcgtgataaattaataagtgaattaaaatttgagatttaatgacttaaaatagtaattttgaattataaaaaaataataaatagtcgGCATAAGTGTGCAATAAAATAGCCGCCaagtcatttttcgataaaaaaaaataaaaataattttaaaaaagttattttttattagtaaaatgaataattgattgagtatagataatatataaatagtcatacttgtatatttatcaatgtttgtagatttttttagttataatttttcatgcaGAACATTATTATCGTATCGTTAAATTACACACATTCTcattacacatatatatgaattaaatttacaacagGAGCTAACAGAGGATGCTcgatgctaaaaaaaattctaacacACCATCAACAGCTACGCATAAAggtggatttttatttaacaataatgttatttatatttcattatacggtttaaaaaatactatctTTTAATTGGCTGTTTTTCGTAAAAGTTACGTCGTTACATAGATAGAAGACGATAACAGGGTTaccaaaaatacaaattttctgAGTCACCCCATCTATAGTCAAAAGTAGCAAAATATGTTGACAAGTCACCCAATCATTTccaagtttaaaataattctatttgCTTACAGTTTATTCTTATTAGCCAATTCGAGTACACGATAATTTACCGcgtaaattgaaattaattttttaaaaagtattattgtaaatattttttttttgtagtgagaaattatgatcctgaagtgaactgacaattcaaaatttttcaacttttttttttcaacaaataaatgacgaaaaaacaaaaaacttaaaaaaaatatgcacattaaaaaaaaatcattgtaatGTCTTATACGAGGcctgaaaaaagaaaatgattaaaaatgtatttttagcTTTCCAAGGTGGTCAAGTACCTTAACGAACTAATCTCTAAAGTATCACgtatatgttttttaaatgttaagaAATAGACTAAGAATAAATGTTTTCAtgttttgatttatatttttaagctaGGCCTCACTATCAAGGTGAAGGTTACAAGCGAAGCGATCGACTGCACTAATCGAATTCACTGGGTGTTTCCTTAGGTCACTGATTGTGACATCCCAGACAAATGTGGTGCAGTATAGGAGGCCAGAATATAAAAACAACTGGCACGCGTCCCATTTGGGACgatatgcaaaaaaataaaaaaaaaataaatatcagctTTAGTCATAATAATCAGAAGAAATaacaggataaaaaaaaactacaagagCGACAATGATTTTTTGCGACTAATCGGTGATATAAACAAAGTTTCTAACAATAAAAACAATGTTTTCTATAAtactttcaatattttattttttattttgttgtctaATTTagtatcaatatatttttaaaatataaaatggataaagaccctgattaaacaaaacgattcaCTGAATGAttaatgtatatctatatagtattaaaattgaatcgttttgcattgttttgaatcatttctaatcgttttgaatcgtttcttCTAATCAGAAGAGTAATCAGAGCAGATTTAACATCggtttacatattttttatgataaaagcATTGTCATTATGAATATCAGcatgatttgaataattagatTCCAATAAGACCTTGAAAGACAACATTTCACGAGATCgatagtttaaattttcacagaataaatttaaaagatcaGTTAATGATTTTATGGTGTATAAATTACTATCCAACTCGTTGCTTTTAGAAATAGGTTGAATAGTTGTTACAAttgttttatcatttttttgtattagaTCCTTTATCTTTGATTCAACTTCAGTCAATACAGAtttgttctaaaaaaattaacaatacaaataattagCTAATTCCATGATTTACGGCAATTAATAGCAATACTTACAGTCAAAGACGGAAAAATAGTTGAAGGATTCCAATCATAACGACAAGCTATGCATtcacacaaaaaattatagtcaTCTTTAAGCTGTTTTTTTCGCTTTGCCGTAGGTAGTTCGTCAAAATTTGGTCCGTAAGATATGAATAATTGTTCACCTTTCTTAACTTGTCGAGTGACTCGGAATGTCATTATGTTTCCATAGTGTGCGGGGCACACATTGCTAAAACAGCtgtgattaaaaaaacttgCAAAAGATCCAAGTGAATCTCCTCTTTTCATATCAATAAATGGCATAGACaactaaaaacaatatttaaaaaatttaaataggtGAACTCATATAATTTAAGATTTCTAATCTATATAAGCTTGGATACCAAAAACATTCAAATAGTTTTGTAAAAACGTGGATTTGCGTACAGAAAAACAGTTTAGTGAGCTAATGTGTATATTTCTTAAAATCAACGATCCCAAAAAAACTGCCCACTCATTATTTATACAGTCTCGTATGTCATTAATCCCATCACCTAATACTGTAGATGATGAAGCAAAAGAATGAAGAATGTATACACTGCTTAACAAAAGACCTTCAACTTCTGATTTTTCTCTAAACGAAACATCATGAACCAAAGAATAAACAGTAAAATATTCCGAGCGGTCATGTAAGCCATGggttaaaactttttcaatcGAATCTGAAATATCATTGAGggaatacaatttttatttttgaatatggtcaaaagtaatgaaatacctgacatttcattgatttttgcaagattattttttagtgcTTGTAATGAGCCTGCTTCTTTAATTGCTTTTATCGTTATTCTTACAGCCATCAAATCAAGCCATTCACACTGACCCATTGACAATAACAGagatataattttacattccATATCATGGTATTCATTCCATGCTTTATCTCGGCAATCTTCATTGCAATAAATAACATGAACACAAGTCTCGCAAGATACACTAGACCATGTACGTTTCGAACAATACCAGCAATAGCTATACCATAGATGGCGAGAATTAATGAGCGCATAGGCTTTTTGTACAAAAACAACTTCGCCAACTTTAATATCTTTTGTAGCAACAATATGACGTCCATAATTTTCAGAATATT
The sequence above is drawn from the Microplitis demolitor isolate Queensland-Clemson2020A chromosome 3, iyMicDemo2.1a, whole genome shotgun sequence genome and encodes:
- the LOC103580760 gene encoding SET and MYND domain-containing protein 4 — protein: MAEAKSFPLAIVKISVDNDIPEDLKNQEEIMAYMLGCMTVTDIPELYSKAIAFAPLGSHELARAYSDRSVALFNKGYYEDCLKDIERASQIGYPNELKTELYTRQAKALWAIKPIMRPEVQKAITKAQCWMSEIDETSQQKIKTSLSLLLKNYSLNASFTHYDFSKFLPPTPQDNPQIVGASSAIELKYSENYGRHIVATKDIKVGEVVFVQKAYALINSRHLWYSYCWYCSKRTWSSVSCETCVHVIYCNEDCRDKAWNEYHDMECKIISLLLSMGQCEWLDLMAVRITIKAIKEAGSLQALKNNLAKINEMSDSIEKVLTHGLHDRSEYFTVYSLVHDVSFREKSEVEGLLLSSVYILHSFASSSTLSMPFIDMKRGDSLGSFASFFNHSCFSNVCPAHYGNIMTFRVTRQVKKGEQLFISYGPNFDELPTAKRKKQLKDDYNFLCECIACRYDWNPSTIFPSLTNKSVLTEVESKIKDLIQKNDKTIVTTIQPISKSNELDSNLYTIKSLTDLLNLFCENLNYRSREMLSFKVLLESNYSNHADIHNDNAFIIKNM